In Silene latifolia isolate original U9 population chromosome 3, ASM4854445v1, whole genome shotgun sequence, a single window of DNA contains:
- the LOC141645945 gene encoding uncharacterized protein LOC141645945 translates to MSKKNPLIHYSDLHGYIVQDTEDGFDGCDVDPSELFKIEYNEVLNQSFCLQYSIHKNKAKKRKKEDLEEDNQKGPLKEIKEIGNDMEEKGSRVEETEVEEPTHSSLDPVDLGCYVEETEFDEHDEYVGIDVSGIDYGIEKEEKMNREEEELRRRRRIWKRRIWK, encoded by the exons ATGTCGAAAAAAAATCCTCTTATACATTATTCTGATCTTCATGGTTATATTGTTCAAGATACGGAGGATGGGTTTGATGGTTGTGATGTTGATCCTTCCGAGTTGTTCAAGATCGAATATAATGAAGTACTTAATCAATCCTTTTGTCTGCAATATTCAATACATAAGAACAAG GCGAAAAAGAGAAAGAAGGAGGACTTAGAGGAAGATAACCAGAAAGGGCCTTTGAAAGAAATAAAAGAGATCGGTAATGACATGGAGGAGAAAGGGAGTCGGGTTGAAGAGACGGAGGTTGAGGAACCTACTCATAGCTCCCTAGATCCGGTTGATTTAGGTTGTTATGTTGAAGAGACGGAGTTTGATGAACACGATGAATATGTGGGGATAGACGTCTCTGGTATTG ATTATGGCATAGAAAAAGAAGAGAAGATGAATagagaagaagaagaattgagaagaagaagaagaatatggAAAAGAAGAATATGGAAGTGA